The Quercus lobata isolate SW786 chromosome 4, ValleyOak3.0 Primary Assembly, whole genome shotgun sequence genome segment gttctTATAAACAGATAAGAAAGATGGACACTCCTCACCATTGTAAATGAGAGCCGGAACAATATAGTTTGTTGGGATATAATTTCTATcgaaaaaatttcttcttcctcttattaaatttttatataattatttgcatttttctcatcaagtgttttttttaaataattaaatcatTATTATAAACagataagaaaaaatataaatatatataacttaatTTGTACAATAGTCAGAACATTTAAATTGCATTATTTGATGTTGATATTGAAAAGAAAGGAGAAGTTCAGAAGTAATCCTTGATTTATGTATGCTAGattgtttctatttttccttcttaatacgtttgttgtatttgttttaatatcatcttcattattgttattattttaatgatttgttATGCAAATTAACTAATTGGGGTCTACTTATGTTTAGAAGATTATCagttaaaaaaaactattctgAGGAAGTAAGCACAAccccaaaaataattttacaatttttgtcacTTCACACTGTCTTAAATTTTctcatcaagaaaaaaatttatatttttttcaaatggaAGAGAAATAGAAGAAGATGATTTGAAAGCTCAAATAGAGTTTACTATACACAGGCTGAAAGACGTGTTGTTGTTTTGAAAGAGATATGTTATTGCTTAAGTTTTTCTACACATATTTTTATTCATGGGTAAAGGAATGATGAAAATTATTGACTATATTATACGAgattctaaaattatgtatgaaacaattatatttataagttCATGACTAAAACCGTGTAACACAGGATTACAAATAGTATAATATATTACTATATTCCATCTATTTGTCTTATAGCTTTGCTCATaaatactgtaataaaaaaGTAAGGTCTATCACTTAGaataaaacaacataaaaattattttttaaatattatgctcTTTTCAAATATTcaacattttattaatatgttttaatatgtttGCTGTAGTTCAAAAGTGTAAAAATTTTTGATCTCCCAAAAATGTTACTCTTCATTTCTCAtctctatcaaaattaaaattagaattaatagtTTTCGGGACAAATTCATTACTAAAATCTATTGTTCAATAACTGAATTTCAACATTCCCAAGAGAGATGGTGAccatttaaaatatgattttttttatgctaattttttcaatatttttagaattaaaagtttttttaatacgatttataaatatataaaaatagtccaattaatgtattaaattattataaaaatgttaatttttttctaattcgtgtatcatttataaaatattaagtaataaTACATTTTGCACTTATGTCTGGCCCAAAAATGTTTTGAATCTGAGTCCAAAATACGTTGAGTCCACCCTACACTAGACCTTATTTTTGCAGATCGTGAATTTGATCAAGATTTGAAAATAATATGTTTGAAACTTAATTAAggtattaaataaaataacatagtttagaatttacaagtttttacaactttttattttatatttaaaatactatACGCATATGAAAAATCTTCATAAGAATGTAACCATATTTTGCAGGAAATATATTTAACATGCCTAGTTAATACTTCATGATTTTGGTATGATCATAGTGGTATTAATACAAAGAAATTGAGGATAAAGTTGTTAAATTTAATGGTTTTACAAATAAGTGTTCAACAAGTATCATAATTGAGATattgaaagaaattaataattatttgatgaaaaaaaaactagatatTTTAAGATTTACGTTTGTGCACTCACAAGCTTTTAGTATTGGATTACTACTATATTCTTATTATAGGAAGTTATAATCTCCAGCAAGAAATCCTAGCTGTACCCTTGGATAATCTGAACTCCATGGATGAGTTGATATGGAAGGAAAATGCCTCTCAGAAGTTTACAGTCAAATCAGCCTACGGGGTAGCACTTGGGCTTCTAAACAAATCTCCACCTGCACACTCACAGGCCAAAAGTGATGGGAGTTTCTGGAAGAAGATATAGAAATTAAACATTCCTCCAAAAGTACGGACTCTATTTTGGAGGGCCTGTTCAAACATACTGCCCACAAGAGATAATTTGCAGCGACGCAAGGTGAAAATTGACCCAAGGGGTGAAATATGCCTCCAACAACCCGAGACTACATGCCGTGGGCGATCTGGGTAGCACGAAATAAGTTTTATTTCGAAAGAGCTCAGCTACAACCTGACTACCTGAGGGCATTGTTGAGGGAGCTACCAGCATGTTGACAAAGTCTGCAGTTTTTGGCTTATACAAGTCTGCAAATAACCAGCTTGTACGCTACATGTAACATGTTTTTTTTCGATCAGTAATATATATTCTATATTcagtctcaaaaaaaaaattataatctcCTATTTAAGTATCCCACaacaattaatttaaattacaCATATACTGGTTGTTAATTAGATACATATTCCCGTTCAATATTATTTACCCACTTATTGAACAATACCAAAATATCctccattaattaaaattgggtTTCTAGAATTATCTCCCATCTCATTACAAAAATTGGGCCACAATAtagcctatcccaaaatatcatattaaacctgaaaactgaaaacccaaaaTCTCATATTAAACTCAATTTTATATGACTAATTATCAAAAGGTCAAAACCAACCCAATATGCTGAAACTATTACCGTTTGGCAAATCTTCTCAAAGTTCCAGACAATTAATGCATGGCAATATATTCAAAGGTCAAGGTGATTATTGgcaaattattacaaatattttactTAAGAACTAAGATTAATAATTCTTAGCAAATAATATCATTTAAGAACAAAGAAACTATTATTCAAAAATCcatgccaaatattttttatgaaatactatgaaaaatattttaaaccatGGAAACTATTATTCAAAAACCTATGACAAATGTTTATGGAAGCCTAATGTATACGCTATTTCattaataaccaaaaaaaaaaaaaccatgtagGATACAAACCGATGcccatattatttattttgtagggCTAAAGAGAAACAACAAAGGAGAAAAAGAGCTACCAAGACAAGGCCCAcactcattctcaaaaaaaaaaaaaaaaaaaaaaaaaaaagacaaggcCCACACTAAATATTCAATTTATGTAAGAAAACCCACGTTTGCAACTAAGACAGTTGGGCAATCGTTTCTTCAGTTTAGTCCTAACCAGATGCCAGCTAGACAATGCTACAAAAGCAACTAAGATCCTTAACTAAGTCAAGAACTGGGTTTGGATACACGTTtgcattttttgtcttttttttttttttttttttctcccaatgCGTGAACAGTAACATCACATGAGTTCATTGTGCAGGAGATaaaatgcactgttcatgaatctcatgacactattcacacattaaaaaattattttgctatagtgttttcaattttcagtttcaacaaataTAAGTTGTATTCAAACAGACCCCTAGCCTCCTATCAAGCTAAAGTCTCATCTACACTTCTGTCACCTGCAACATCAAAAgactaagggtgtgtttgtttggaagtGAAACAgggtggatggaaaactttagagagaaaataggaaggaaaacttttttggagtATGTTTGATTAAgtggagaggaaagaaaataaatggtagGACCCAGGTATTTTCTCCCCTAGCCTACCAAAATGTTCTCtccaaaatgaagagaaaactgagtgaGGATAAATTTTTGAcgaaaatgcacttttaatccctatattttgggtcaGTTTCTATCTTGGTCCCAAAATTAATTTCGTTGCAaatttcatcccaaaaaaaaaaaaaatcgtttttaaaatcATCCTTATCGTCAACCAACCAACGGAAATATCCTACGTGTCTAACGGAATGCCCTACTTGCTGACATGGCGCTAACGTggtcattaaaatattattaaaaaatattatttggcattttttataaGCTCAGTCATTCTGAATCTTTTTCTATAAGCTCAGTCATTCTTTGTAATAACTTGAAATCATTTTTTGTTCACTGCCCTTCACAGTAGATTCAAGATTGAAGAGGGGCGGTGTGGGCATAGTAGAGGCAACCCTTCTGGCCCTTTTTCCCTCTCCATCTTTTTGATATTTAAGATTGAAGGGTTTgctttttattcaatttaaatattttaaattatattttttaatctacttGATTGATAGGACATCACCCTAGTCTTGCACAGCCCACAACACTGCACAATGCACACAACTTGATAGGACAACACTGCATAGTGTACATAGCACTGCATAGTTTGCCCACAGATCACAACACTGCACATCTTGATTCTGCACAAGGCCATAAGCCCATAGTTCACACTTCACACCTAGCCCCCACACACCACGTAGCCACACACTAACCCACTCACACCCACACTCAATGTATACATACACACCACTatatcttttactttttttaatgcaaatttttactttatcaattattataagtTATCAcaccaattaataatttgatgtatatcatatcaactcatttgtattatagtagttaatattattttaaatagattttaaataaaaaaaattcaataaatattatttaattaatatttaaatataaaaaaagaccCCTAAAGTTGTTGAGCTGCCCTACCACAACTTGACATATTGGTTAGGTGTAAAAAATTGGATGCATCTCTAgacttattgttttttttttttttttaagagagagtttcaacttatggcgttcactcctgatgatagctctttatcatcagaccaagaaaccaatcagtttttggtgtaggcagggattgaatcctagatctcttatatagctatcagagactttatcagttgagttaactgaaacccaccTAGACTTACTGTTTTGAAGAGTGAAATTTTATGATAGTTGTGTTTGGTtgataaaaaaagagaggaaaattcGGTGGCCGTAAGGGCAAATCAGTAATTTACACTCAGCCCCCGTTttcccctctctttctcttgagtCCACTTCCTCATTTTGTTTAAGGcccaaaaaattcataaaaaaggcccaaactccccctccaaaagaaaaaaaaaaaagaagtggaCCAATCCCCTAGCCCATTTTCATTGCCATTCACTGTGGGCCTATCAAAAGACTTTCCACAGTAAGCCGAGCCCGGCCTAGTTTCACTCGGACTCTCTCACATGCTAACCTGAAGAACAAGAAAACCTCatcactttttttcctttacattttattttaatcctcttcagtctctctctctctctctgcttcgTCTTCGTTGTCTTCttcatcaagaaaaaaaaaggtaagaatGCTACAATTATCTCTACTCTcagtgattttaatttgaactttcataGTGGCCTTTTTTTTAGGTTCTCTCTGTGCTTGTTTGAggagaaaatataagaaagaaattttaggTCTCGAATCTGAGAATTTCTTTTGTGGGTTTCGTTCttgtaagtttttaatttctgggtttgtgaaaataaattgatttttgtaaactCACCTTATATTTTAGCTTGtatgacatttttttgtttgtttgtttgtagtATTTTTCTGGTGGTTGCTTAAGCTGTGATTTTATGTTGTATTATTCTGATTTGACTGATTAATTTTACAACTAAACCCCACCAATAATGGGGTCGGGTTAGTTTAACTGGCAAAGTAAAGTTTCTTGTTGCCGAATAAAAGATCTGGGTTTGAATGCCGGTGaaaccaaaaacccaattgGTGCATTagtggtttgatgataaaagggTTCAAATCTGTTGTATTTATCAATAAACTAACCCCACCAGTAGATCTTATGCTGTGTGTATTGTTTCTCAGTTTACAAAATCATGAAGCTTGATACTAGTGGTCTTGAATCAACTGCCCCGCTCTTTGGGTCTCTGAGCAGTGGGATTCATGATGAGATTTCTGCCGCCCCATCTTTTGCGCTTCCTAATACTATCAATGTGAGTTCAAatgttgttttgttattttctctGATTTCTCTATTCACATGAGAGAGAAGTAGAAGTTTTATTGGCTgaatattgactttttttttttttcctgctgttTCAGTTTGATGGATTCCAGAAAGAGGCTATACAGATGGTGAAGCCAGCAAAGGGAACCACCACGCTTGCGTTCATATTCAAAGAGGGTGTCATGGTTGCTGCTGATTCTCGAGCTAGCATGGGAGGCTATATCTGTATGTTAtttctgttctttcttttttcctatctTGCATATAATTATATATGGGTTTTGGATGCTGATTTTGTACATATTAATTTCTTTGTAGAAACTAGACTTCTTGTTGATGATCATGCTTATGAATGTATTTACACACAAACATGCTCACAGTTAGCTTGGTATTATAAATTTTCCTTTGTTAGTTAACTAAAATAGCATGTATGAGTTCCTTTTTGAGATAATTGACTAATTAATGTTGCAAGTAACATTAATCGTAGTGTTCAATTGCATTGTCTAAAGTGGATGTGAAATGTAATGTTGCACTTACTCTTTCCTTCCTTATCTTATCAGCATCACAGTCTGTAAAGAAAATCATTGAAATCAATCCTTACATGCTTGGCACTATGGCTGGAGGAGCTGCTGACTGTCAGTTTTGGCACAGAAATCTGGGCATTAAGGTAAtgtattaaaaatgtttttgcttttttcccCAGATTTAGAACATATTTTTTCAGGCATGTTGGCTCCAATTAATTTGAGTCAGTGAGTGTATAATGATTATGATAAGTTAGTATCGTTAGCTTAATGCTGTCTGCTTTGTAGTGTTGATGTTATCAGGAAAAGTCCAATTTGTTAAGTGAACCTTTTTAGTATAGTGAAGTCTTATTGCTTTGTATATACATTAGGTTGCTAGAAATTGGTGTAGTGGTGAGGGTTTCTACATACTGGGTTATCTTGactaacaaaaaaagaacatttattttcatcataacACTGATTCCTTAGTTCTTTTTGAAGGTGGATAATAGAAATggtagaaataataataataatccctCCCAAAAAGgaaatataatttgatttgtTAAATAGTCACTTCTAATTTGACTGTTTATGCAAAGTCAGTTAGGCATTTTACTTAAATATTTAAGTGGTGGCTGACCCCATGCCCACTGAAGAGACCATAGCCTAGCCATGGAAAATAGTTTGAGCTCCTGGTATGCCCTGGTGTGAATATGTCATCACAGGCAGTGCCCATTTTTTAAGTAGCTTTAAAACCCAATATGAtgtgtttttcttcttttgtcacTTCCTAATTGACACTTTTCTTGGCATTATTTAGTGCCGATTGCACGAATTGGCAAACAAGCGCAGAATTTCAGTTACAGGAGCATCAAAGCTGTTGGCAAACATTCTGTACTCTTACCGTGGAATGGGTCTGTCTGTTGGGACCATGATTGCTGGATGGGATGAGACGGTAAAGACATATGACTGTATCATGTCATGTTTTCACATCATCTTTTAATCAGACtcttgtaatttgtattttctaTATGGTTGTAGGGTCCTGGCCTATATTATGTGGACAGTGAAGGAGGAAGGCTCAAGGGAACACGATTTTCAGTTGG includes the following:
- the LOC115987849 gene encoding proteasome subunit beta type-5 codes for the protein MKLDTSGLESTAPLFGSLSSGIHDEISAAPSFALPNTINFDGFQKEAIQMVKPAKGTTTLAFIFKEGVMVAADSRASMGGYISSQSVKKIIEINPYMLGTMAGGAADCQFWHRNLGIKCRLHELANKRRISVTGASKLLANILYSYRGMGLSVGTMIAGWDETGPGLYYVDSEGGRLKGTRFSVGSGSPYAYGVLDNGYRYDMSIEEAAELARRSIYHATFRDGASGGVASVYYVGPDGWKKLSGDDVGELHYHYYPVMPSTVEQEMVEVTGQ